GCCTCGGGGTTCTCGGCTGCGCCGAGAGTGACGAACAGCGGGGTGTAGTGCTCGACGGTCGGGTGGGCGTAGGGCATTCCGGGCGCCTGGGCTGCGTAGTCGGCCAGTGTCGAGACGTCGCCGCGGGCCATCGCCTCGCCGGCCCAGGCATCGAATTCGGCCGACCAACCAGGCACGGCCGCGTCGATCTTCCATTCTGTGAGGAAGGGAAGGCCGTGGGTCAGGAAGCCGGACCCGATGATGAGCACGCCTTCGTCGCGCAGAGGGCGCAGCATCTCGCCGATCGCGAGCAGGGCGGTCGGGTCCTGGGTCGGGAGTGACATCTGCACGACGGGGATCGAGGCATCGGGATACATGATCTTCAACGGCACCCAAGCGCCGTGGTCCAGACCGCGCGTTGGGTGCTGGTGCACGCCGCCGGGCAGGCCGGAGAGCATCTTTGTGAGGCGGGTTGCCAGTGCGGTCGAGTCGGGGGTCTCGTAGGTCATCTGGTAGTAGCGAGGCGCGAAGCCGCCGAAGTCATAGACCAGCGGCGCCTCGGAAGCGCTGAGCATCACCGGCGCGGCTTCCCAGTGCGCCGACACGATCAGGATCGCCGAGGGTCTCGGCAGGTTTGATGCCCACGCCGCGAGCTGGCCGGACCAGACGGGGTCGTCGAGCAGGGGCGGTGCCCCGTGGCCGATGTAGAGCGCCGGCATCCGGTCGGAGGTGGCCGGGCCGTTGGCAAGGGGATCGGACATCGTCATACTCCAATTAATGGTTGAAGTTTCAATTCTATTCCTCAACGAGGGCGGCTGACGCGTCGCCGGGCGGAAGCGTCCAGTCGACCGGCTGGCCACCCTGCTCGACCAGGAGCCGATTCACTCGGGAGAAGGGTCGCGAGCCGAAGAAGCCGCGCGACGCGGACAGGGGGGAGGGGTGAGCCGACTCGACCCACGGGATCGGACCCAGCATGGGCTTGAGGGATTGCGCGTCACGGCCCCACAGGATCGCTGCGCAGGGACCGCCGCGGGCGGCGAGCGCGGCGATGGCGCAAGCCGTCACGTCT
This DNA window, taken from Nocardioides sp., encodes the following:
- a CDS encoding class III extradiol ring-cleavage dioxygenase — protein: MSDPLANGPATSDRMPALYIGHGAPPLLDDPVWSGQLAAWASNLPRPSAILIVSAHWEAAPVMLSASEAPLVYDFGGFAPRYYQMTYETPDSTALATRLTKMLSGLPGGVHQHPTRGLDHGAWVPLKIMYPDASIPVVQMSLPTQDPTALLAIGEMLRPLRDEGVLIIGSGFLTHGLPFLTEWKIDAAVPGWSAEFDAWAGEAMARGDVSTLADYAAQAPGMPYAHPTVEHYTPLFVTLGAAENPEAAGIQVIDGFWMGLSKRSLQVA